Proteins encoded together in one Verrucomicrobiia bacterium window:
- a CDS encoding ThuA domain-containing protein: protein MKQSIFSWALLAGLICGGGMVFAAPAAPWVVYDGFPGPGKGKHIVLVSGDEEYRSEEALTQLGRILARHHGFKCTVLYAIDPATGEINPNVNSNIPGLEALKTADLMIIFTRWRNLPDEQMKPIVDYVEAGKPVLGIRTATHAFKLSNKNSPYFKYSDGYGGADYEGGFGRQVLGEKWIAHHGNHGTEATRGMIAPGEANHPILRGIKDGEIFGPTDVYRVRLPLPGDSRPLVLGQVVKGMKPEDPPVEGEKNNPMMPIAWTKTYKGGRVFTSTMGSAVDMQNEAFRRLLVNGAYWCLGMEAQIPARSRVEIVGEWKPTYFGFGKHVKGIKPEMLAEIK from the coding sequence ATGAAGCAATCCATATTCTCCTGGGCCTTGCTGGCGGGACTGATCTGTGGGGGGGGGATGGTGTTTGCGGCGCCGGCGGCGCCGTGGGTGGTGTATGACGGTTTTCCCGGCCCCGGCAAGGGCAAACACATCGTGCTGGTTTCGGGCGACGAGGAGTATCGGTCGGAGGAGGCGTTGACGCAACTGGGACGGATTCTGGCGCGGCATCATGGGTTCAAGTGCACGGTGTTGTATGCGATTGACCCGGCGACCGGCGAGATCAATCCCAATGTGAACAGTAATATACCCGGGCTGGAGGCGCTGAAGACGGCGGACTTGATGATCATTTTCACGCGCTGGCGCAATCTGCCGGACGAGCAGATGAAGCCCATTGTGGATTATGTGGAGGCGGGGAAGCCGGTGCTGGGGATACGCACGGCGACGCATGCGTTCAAGTTGAGCAACAAAAACAGCCCGTATTTCAAATACAGCGACGGCTACGGGGGCGCGGATTATGAGGGGGGCTTCGGGCGGCAGGTGCTGGGGGAGAAGTGGATTGCGCATCACGGCAATCACGGCACCGAGGCGACGCGCGGGATGATCGCGCCGGGCGAGGCGAATCATCCGATCCTGCGGGGAATCAAGGACGGGGAGATTTTCGGGCCGACCGATGTGTACCGGGTGCGCCTGCCGCTGCCGGGGGACAGCCGGCCGCTGGTGCTGGGGCAGGTGGTCAAGGGGATGAAGCCGGAGGATCCGCCGGTGGAAGGGGAGAAGAATAATCCGATGATGCCGATTGCGTGGACCAAGACCTACAAGGGCGGGCGGGTGTTCACTTCCACGATGGGCAGCGCGGTGGACATGCAGAATGAGGCCTTCCGGCGGCTGCTGGTCAACGGGGCCTACTGGTGCCTGGGCATGGAGGCGCAAATCCCGGCGCGCAGCCGCGTGGAAATTGTGGGCGAGTGGAAGCCGACGTACTTCGGCTTCGGCAAGCATGTCAAGGGCATCAAGCCGGAGATGCTGGCGGAGATTAAGTAG
- a CDS encoding Gfo/Idh/MocA family oxidoreductase: protein MSFMINRRHFLKTASASLALSVVGARAADLIQQKTWRVGLIGTGWYGKSDLFRLIQVAPVEVISLCDVDRNLLKEAGELVSQRQKSKKVPRLYTDYRQMLAERDLDLVLIGTPDHWHALQTIAALEAGAHVYVQKPISVDVLEGEAMLAAARKHRRVVQVGTQRKSTPHLVEAKKNIVDAGLLGKVSHIEICCYYHMRANGNPPVQPVPDFLDYEMWTGPAPWRPYDGLPHVRWWRTFMEYGNGIVGDMCIHMLDTVRWMLGLGWPRRISSSGGIFVQKEGKSNITDTQTAVFEYPELTIVWQHRTWGDPPDPDYPWAMFLYGDRGTLKASVTRYDFIPRDKNSKPIRKDCLYEREQFPEDVTEKGIELHAAPATRRHMLDWLAAITEGRRPVADIEEGHISTASCILANIAMQLGRPVTYDPVKRVVVGDAAATKLLRRAYRKPWKHPEV from the coding sequence ATGAGCTTCATGATCAATCGCCGCCACTTCCTCAAAACCGCTTCCGCCTCGCTGGCCCTCTCGGTGGTCGGCGCCCGGGCCGCGGACCTCATCCAGCAAAAAACCTGGCGCGTCGGCCTGATCGGCACCGGCTGGTATGGCAAGAGCGATCTCTTCCGCCTCATTCAGGTGGCGCCGGTGGAGGTGATCTCCCTTTGCGATGTGGACCGCAACCTCCTCAAGGAGGCCGGCGAGCTGGTCAGCCAGCGCCAGAAGTCCAAAAAAGTGCCGCGCCTCTACACCGATTACCGCCAGATGCTCGCCGAGCGGGATCTGGACCTCGTCCTCATCGGCACGCCCGACCACTGGCACGCCCTGCAAACCATTGCCGCCCTCGAAGCCGGCGCCCATGTCTATGTGCAGAAACCCATCAGCGTGGACGTCCTCGAGGGCGAGGCCATGCTGGCCGCCGCCCGCAAACACCGCCGCGTGGTGCAGGTGGGCACCCAGCGCAAAAGCACCCCCCACCTCGTCGAGGCCAAGAAAAACATCGTGGACGCCGGCCTGCTGGGCAAGGTCTCCCACATCGAAATCTGCTGCTATTACCACATGCGGGCCAATGGCAATCCTCCCGTTCAGCCCGTTCCTGATTTCCTGGATTATGAAATGTGGACCGGCCCCGCCCCCTGGCGCCCCTACGACGGCCTCCCGCATGTCCGCTGGTGGCGCACCTTCATGGAGTACGGCAACGGCATCGTGGGCGACATGTGCATCCACATGCTCGACACCGTCCGCTGGATGCTGGGCCTGGGCTGGCCGCGCCGCATCAGCTCCAGCGGCGGCATCTTTGTGCAGAAAGAAGGCAAGTCCAACATCACCGACACCCAGACGGCCGTCTTTGAGTACCCCGAGCTGACCATCGTCTGGCAGCACCGCACCTGGGGCGACCCGCCCGACCCGGATTATCCCTGGGCCATGTTCCTCTACGGCGATCGCGGCACCCTCAAGGCCAGCGTCACCCGCTACGATTTCATCCCCCGCGACAAAAACAGCAAACCCATCCGCAAGGACTGCCTCTACGAACGCGAGCAATTCCCGGAAGACGTCACCGAAAAGGGCATCGAGCTGCACGCCGCCCCCGCCACCCGCCGCCACATGCTCGACTGGCTGGCCGCCATCACCGAGGGCCGCCGCCCCGTGGCGGACATCGAGGAAGGCCACATCTCCACCGCCAGTTGCATCCTGGCCAACATCGCCATGCAACTGGGCCGGCCCGTCACCTACGACCCCGTCAAACGGGTGGTCGTAGGCGATGCCGCCGCCACCAAATTATTGCGCCGCGCCTACCGCAAACCGTGGAAACATCCGGAAGTCTAG